CGGGTGCGTCGCCGACGCGCGCGGCGACTCCAGCAGCACCATCAGAGGAAATGCGGACGAGCCGGTGCTGGCCACGACCACGACAGCGTTGACGAGCCCGTGTTGTCCAGGGTTTAACCCTAGGTAGTACAtggcctccctcgttgccgccgcgacACGGGCGTTGGTGTCCTCCTGCTGTGCGGcgacgacgagggcggcggcggccgctgcTTCGTCCCTTGCATCCGCGTGCCTATGACCCTTTCTCTTGGCCAACTGCACGGCCCGCTTCTCCGGCGCGAGGTTCTTCTTGGGAGGCACGGCGGTCTTGCGAGGGGCGAGGCACTTGCCTTTGCCGGAAGGGGCGGAGGCGAGGCCAGCGGCCGCATCAAGAGCGTCGTCCGTGGCGAGTGGCCGGGAACGCGCTGACGGGAGGGTTTTTGGGAAAGTGGAGGGAATGGTGGATGTTTTGCCACTGACTGGCGGGCAGGGGGGAGTAGTTGTCGCGCtcgcgcgcgtccgtctcgtgtctGCGCCGACACAGATCAGGCTAAAAAATGGGTCGCGGATGGGTCGGCAAGCGGACGCGCGCCCGTTTGGATCgacgcgttgggccgacttttatGTCAGCCGCGACCCAAACGGGCGCGCGCGGACGAAATggatcggcgcgttggagttgctctaactctTGTTGGAGCCCAAGATAAAGGTGACGACTTATTGATATTGAACTATAAACCCAGAAAAAGGAtatatttttttttgcggggtccAAAAAAAGGATATTGAGATACAAGAATATACGCGCCCTAAATGGGCAGTTaactagtactacctccgtcctgtaATGAGCGTaattccaactttgttggagggttAAAGTATCttaaagtttgaccgagtttgtgtaAAAATATGTCAATGCTTGTGAAACCAAATAGATATACGAAAATATATGTTAtcatcatgaatctaatgctactaatttgatagCATACATGTTGGTTTATTATTGTGTAAATACGATCAAACATAAAAAATTGACCTTCCAATATAGTTGAAAATACACTCTtttaaggacggagggagtatatatgtagTACCCTCCAATTCATATTAATTGTTGCAGCTTTAGtataactttgtattaaagttgtATTAAGGAtgtgacaattaatatggattggagAGAATATTATATATTATTATAAAAGATATTAGTGATTTTTTAGGCTAAAAGAAATTAGTGATGATTTCAACCCTCCGTCGTGTGTTCGTGTGTGGGCTTCAATCTTTGTGGTGAAAGGAATTGAATGTGACTTTGGGCCTCCAGTCATGGTCTCATGGGCCCTGAGCAGCAGCGCCGCGTGATATCCGCGTCGTCTCTTGAGCCGAGCGTGGCTTTGGACCTGCGCTGGACTCACTGCACACCACCCCGCACCGCACGACCTGCGTGAGCAAGGAGGGCGAGATGGCGACGGCCAGCCTCCCCGGCtcgtccgaggcggcggcggcgctcgagaaCGACGACCTGgtctccgagatcctcctccgcctaCCCCCGCAGCCGTCCTCCCTCCCGCGCGCCTCCCGCGTCTGCAGCCGCTGGCGCCGCCTCCTCTCCGACCCCGCcttccgccgccgcttccgcattCACCACCGCCGCGGCACCCCTCCGCTCCTCGGCCTCTTCGGCACGAGCCGGGGCGTCGTCACTTTCCAGCCAGCCCTGGACTTCCCCGACCGCCTCCCCAGCGGCCACTTCTCCCTCGTGCTCAACGACCCCTTCACGACCCTCGGATGGCGCCACGGCCTCGCGCTCTTCTACCTCCCGGACTCGCTCCAGGTCCTCGTCTGGAACCCCCTCGCCGGCGCCCAGCACCGCGTCGACATTCCCGAGGGGTTCGTGTTCGACCCGTCGGATGACCCGGTCAACGGGGCGGTGCTTCGCGCCGCCGGAGACGTCGACCACTTCCAGGTAGTCCTGGTGACCAGCGACGGGAAACGACCATCACTTGCCTGCGTTTACTCGTCGGAGACTGGGTTATGGGGTGATTTCATCTCCGCGCCGCTTCAATCCGGGACTATGGTCCATTGGGGCGAGCCCTCTGTGCTGGCCAGGGGTTGCATTTACTGGTTGATTTCGGTGACGAGTATCCTCGAGTTTGATTTGGATAGCCAGACCCTAGCTGTGATATTGGTGCCAGCGGGCATGCGTACCGGCAGGATTTACCAGTCCACGGTTATGCGAGCAGAGGGTGGTGGGATGGGTTACCTCAACGTGGCAGACTTCACTGCCGAATTATGGAGGAGGGAGACAGACTGTGATGGTTCATGGATGCTTGGAGGAACTGTTGAATTGGACAAGTTACTTCCCCCAGGTTCAGACAACGAAGCCCTGCGTATGTTAGGTTATGCTGAGGAAAACAATGAGGTGTTCTTCTGGACAGTTGTTGGTGTCTTCATGTTCAACCTTCAGTCACTGCAGCTCACGAGACTTTCTGAGATCGACATCTCTGGTTATGGTTATCATCCATTCGAAACCGTCTATACTCCAGGTACTAGCATGCCTTTTCACTGTGGTTATAACAAAGTTGAGTTATTCCTTTCATAATTGGCTGATTAAATGTTGTTGATTTCCTTTTGTGTTAATCTGGCCATTTTAGGTAGCAGTAATATCACTTGTTTCTTTTGCTGCTTCATGACCTCTTCAACATACTAGTATACATGGACGTGCAAATGCACGCATTGACTTTCCTCGTCCCACCGATTGGTGCATTGCACAACAACCAGCTCAAAACTCCGTCTCAAATCCCTCTGCGATGACGCGATTAGTACGAGCGCTACCGATGCTTATGGACCATCTGCCAAGGCGGCTGAGACAGCCAGCTACGCGCACGGATGGCCGACAACAGCAGCAAGCATGTGGATTTCTCCAGCATTAACATCTGTGGATGGTTCCAGAGAACAACAGTA
Above is a window of Triticum aestivum cultivar Chinese Spring chromosome 6B, IWGSC CS RefSeq v2.1, whole genome shotgun sequence DNA encoding:
- the LOC123133585 gene encoding uncharacterized protein, encoding MATASLPGSSEAAAALENDDLVSEILLRLPPQPSSLPRASRVCSRWRRLLSDPAFRRRFRIHHRRGTPPLLGLFGTSRGVVTFQPALDFPDRLPSGHFSLVLNDPFTTLGWRHGLALFYLPDSLQVLVWNPLAGAQHRVDIPEGFVFDPSDDPVNGAVLRAAGDVDHFQVVLVTSDGKRPSLACVYSSETGLWGDFISAPLQSGTMVHWGEPSVLARGCIYWLISVTSILEFDLDSQTLAVILVPAGMRTGRIYQSTVMRAEGGGMGYLNVADFTAELWRRETDCDGSWMLGGTVELDKLLPPGSDNEALRMLGYAEENNEVFFWTVVGVFMFNLQSLQLTRLSEIDISGYGYHPFETVYTPGIGGGQEGPEAVVVVKRRSWWKRWGQHIRGLFSCARGGNDGDNT